In Saccharomyces cerevisiae S288C chromosome XV, complete sequence, the following proteins share a genomic window:
- the DBP5 gene encoding ATP-dependent RNA helicase DBP5 (Cytoplasmic ATP-dependent RNA helicase of the DEAD-box family; involved in mRNA export from the nucleus, remodeling messenger ribonucleoprotein particles (mRNPs), with ATPase activity stimulated by Gle1p, IP6 and Nup159p; involved in translation termination along with Sup45p (eRF1); role in the cellular response to heat stress), with amino-acid sequence MSDTKRDPADLLASLKIDNEKEDTSEVSTKETVKSQPEKTADSIKPAEKLVPKVEEKKTKQEDSNLISSEYEVKVKLADIQADPNSPLYSAKSFDELGLAPELLKGIYAMKFQKPSKIQERALPLLLHNPPRNMIAQSQSGTGKTAAFSLTMLTRVNPEDASPQAICLAPSRELARQTLEVVQEMGKFTKITSQLIVPDSFEKNKQINAQVIVGTPGTVLDLMRRKLMQLQKIKIFVLDEADNMLDQQGLGDQCIRVKRFLPKDTQLVLFSATFADAVRQYAKKIVPNANTLELQTNEVNVDAIKQLYMDCKNEADKFDVLTELYGLMTIGSSIIFVATKKTANVLYGKLKSEGHEVSILHGDLQTQERDRLIDDFREGRSKVLITTNVLARGIDIPTVSMVVNYDLPTLANGQADPATYIHRIGRTGRFGRKGVAISFVHDKNSFNILSAIQKYFGDIEMTRVPTDDWDEVEKIVKKVLKD; translated from the coding sequence ATGAGTGATACAAAGAGAGATCCGGCCGATTTACTAGCTTCTTTAAAGATTGATAATGAGAAAGAGGATACAAGTGAAGTTTCAACAAAAGAGACTGTTAAGTCCCAACCAGAAAAGACTGCTGATTCGATCAAGCCTGCAGAAAAATTAGTTCCAAAAGttgaggaaaaaaaaacaaaacagGAGGATAGTAATTTAATCAGCTCAGAATATGAAGTTAAGGTCAAACTTGCTGATATCCAGGCTGACCCAAATTCTCCATTGTACAGTGCTAAATCTTTTGATGAATTAGGATTAGCACCAGAACTACTAAAGGGGATATATGCtatgaaatttcaaaaaccatccaaaattcaagaaaggGCGCtgccattattattacatAATCCGCCTAGGAACATGATTGCTCAGTCTCAATCAGGTACAGGTAAAACTGCCGCCTTTTCTTTAACGATGCTAACAAGAGTAAACCCAGAAGACGCATCTCCACAGGCAATTTGCTTAGCCCCCTCCAGAGAACTGGCCAGACAAACACTAGAAGTCGTTCAGGAAATGGGTAAGTTCACAAAAATAACCAGTCAGTTAATTGTTCCCGAttcttttgagaaaaacaAGCAAATTAATGCTCAAGTGATTGTTGGTACGCCGGGCACTGTTCTTGACCTAATGCGTAGAAAATTGATGCAGCTAcagaaaattaaaatttttgttttggaTGAAGCCGATAACATGTTGGATCAGCAGGGTCTAGGTGACCAGTGTATTCGTGTTAAGAGATTTTTACCCAAGGATACTCAACTTGTTTTGTTTAGTGCTACTTTTGCCGATGCAGTTAGGCAGTACGCAAAGAAGATCGTTCCAAATGCTAATACTTTAGAATTACAAACAAATGAAGTTAATGTTGATGCCATCAAACAACTATACATGGACTGCAAAAACGAAGCAGATAAGTTTGATGTTTTAACTGAGCTATATGGTTTAATGACAATTGGATCTtccattatttttgttgCAACCAAAAAAACCGCAAACGTTTTATATgggaaattgaaaagtgAAGGTCATGAAGTTTCTATCTTGCATGGTGATTTACAGACACAAGAAAGAGACAGATTAATAGACGACTTCAGAGAGGGTAGATCCAAAGTTTTGATTACTACTAATGTCCTGGCCCGTGGTATTGATATTCCTACTGTCTCAATGGTTGTCAACTATGATCTTCCAACGCTTGCTAACGGACAAGCAGATCCAGCTACTTACATTCACAGAATCGGTAGAACCGGTAGATTCGGCAGAAAAGGTGTTGCCATTTCCTTTGTACATgacaaaaattctttcaatattttatcTGCAATTCAGAAATACTTCGGTGATATAGAAATGACTCGTGTTCCAACGGATGATTGGGATGAAGTCGAAAAAATAGTTAAGAAAGTGTTAAAGGATTAG
- the RSB1 gene encoding phospholipid-translocating ATPase RSB1 (Sphingoid long-chain base (LCB) efflux transporter; integral membrane transporter that localizes to the plasma membrane and may transport long chain bases (LCBs) from the cytoplasmic side toward the extracytoplasmic side of the membrane; role in glycerophospholipid translocation; suppressor of the sphingoid LCB sensitivity of an LCB-lyase mutation), whose protein sequence is MVPNLRFNITMIVIWGILLTIHVVQLLMRQYWFSIAFICTGILEVLGFIGRTWSHSNVADMDAFLLNMICLTIAPVFTMGGIYYQLAKLIEVYGHRFSLLPSPMAYSFIFICSDIVSLVVQAVGGGLCGVAVTDGTSTTTGNHVFIAGLAIQVASMAIFLMLWFHFLFRIYISVRWEHINSRPISLSLLKISQTEVDYLYREKFHFLRLEPKRWVFHYFNLAITVAVLTIFTRCCYRLAELVVGWDGYLITHEWYFIILDALMMAIATVTLTIFHPGFAFKGRSTSIPITPGHVDPETLPHTDDVEDILDTSDSKQFDIEKEEFQASMKYPISTFKQFMSKIANLFSSKKKAKL, encoded by the coding sequence ATGGTACCGAACCTTCGTTTTAATATCACGATGATTGTCATTTGGGGTATACTACTGACAATACATGTCGTACAGTTACTGATGCGCCAATACTGGTTTTCAATCGCTTTTATATGCACAGGTATTTTGGAAGTTCTTGGATTTATAGGGAGGACGTGGTCGCATTCTAATGTCGCCGATATGGAcgcttttcttttgaacatGATTTGTTTGACTATTGCACCAGTTTTCACAATGGGTGGTATTTATTATCAACTTGCAAAGCTTATAGAAGTATACGGCCACAGGTTCTCTTTATTGCCCTCTCCAATGGcgtattcttttattttcatatgTTCCGATATCGTATCGCTTGTGGTGCAAGCTGTAGGCGGTGGCCTGTGTGGTGTGGCGGTCACAGATGGAACGTCCACAACAACCGGCAATCATGTTTTCATTGCTGGTTTGGCCATTCAAGTTGCATCGATGGCCATCTTTCTTATGTTATGGTTTCACTTCCTTTTccgtatatatatatcgGTAAGATGGGAACACATAAATTCTAGACCTATCTCATTGAGCCTCTTAAAGATATCGCAAACAGAAGTTGATTATTTATACAGGGAAAAGttccattttttgagaCTCGAACCTAAACGTTGggtttttcattattttaaTCTGGCAATAACCGTTGCGGTACTAACCATTTTTACCCGTTGTTGTTACCGTTTGGCTGAATTAGTTGTCGGTTGGGATGGCTATCTGATCACACACGAGTGgtattttattatcttaGATGCATTAATGATGGCCATCGCTACGGTCACTTTGACCATCTTCCACCCTGGATTTGCGTTTAAAGGTAGAAGCACCTCGATTCCAATCACACCGGGCCATGTTGATCCTGAAACTTTACCACATACTGACGATGTTGAAGATATCTTAGATACTTCGGATTCAAAACaatttgatattgaaaaggaGGAATTCCAAGCAAGCATGAAATACCCGATTAGCACCTTCAAACAATTCATGTCCAAAATAGCTAACTTGTTTTCCTCTAAAAAGAAGGCTAAACTTTAG
- the IRC23 gene encoding Irc23p (hypothetical protein involved in multidrug resistance; green fluorescent protein (GFP)-fusion localizes to the ER; null mutant displays increased levels of spontaneous Rad52p foci; IRC23 has a paralog, BSC2, that arose from the whole genome duplication), with the protein MIEALEIVLLLVIQSLQYICRTCIAFLLIPFLGLYAFDLFLYVYRMILYLSQMFNYKRKLGRSKTNNRPHSPRLHKIYSSGDCMDTLIGQVRDLRVFLLSTIHSHSKRFFSTRFQTKSGINSAIDANDVETTSDVSSFTNLHLTRSSEEGYYIAGSI; encoded by the coding sequence ATGATAGAGGCGTTGGAAATAGTTCTATTGCTCGTTATACAATCACTTCAATATATCTGTCGCACATGCATAGCTTTTTTGCTAATACCATTCTTAGGCCTGTATGCATTCGATCTCTTCCTATACGTTTATCGGATGATACTTTATCTGTCACAAATGTTCAATTACAAGAGAAAACTAGGACGTTCTAAAACAAATAATAGGCCGCATAGTCCCAGGCTACATAAGATATACAGTAGTGGGGATTGCATGGATACCTTAATTGGCCAAGTAAGGGATTTGAGAGTATTTTTGTTATCCACGATCCACAGCCACTCTAAAAGATTCTTTTCTACGAGATTTCAGACAAAATCAGGCATTAACTCTGCTATTGACGCGAATGATGTTGAAACAACATCTGACGTATCTAGTTTTACAAATTTACATTTAACAAGGTCATCGGAAGAAGGTTATTATATCGCAGGATCgatataa
- the RAT1 gene encoding ssRNA exonuclease RAT1 (Nuclear 5' to 3' single-stranded RNA exonuclease; involved in RNA metabolism, including rRNA and snoRNA processing, as well as poly (A+) dependent and independent mRNA transcription termination; required for cotranscriptional pre-rRNA cleavage; displaces Cdk1p from elongating transcripts, especially as RNAPII reaches the poly(A) site, negatively regulates phosphorylation of the CTD of RNAPII, and inhibits RNAPII transcriptional elongation) — protein MGVPSFFRWLSRKYPKIISPVLEEQPQIVDGVILPLDYSASNPNGELDNLYLDMNGIVHPCSHPENKPPPETEDEMLLAVFEYTNRVLNMARPRKVLVMAVDGVAPRAKMNQQRARRFRSARDAQIENEAREEIMRQREEVGEIIDDAVRNKKTWDSNAITPGTPFMDKLAAALRYWTAFKLATDPGWKNLQVIISDATVPGEGEHKIMNFIRSQRADPEYNPNTTHCIYGLDADLIFLGLATHEPHFKILREDVFAQDNRKRNNLKDTINMTEEEKQFLQKQNSEQPFLWLHINVLREYLSAELWVPGLPFTFDLERAIDDWVFMCFFCGNDFLPHLPCLDVRENSIDILLDIWKVVLPKLKTYMTCDGVLNLPSVETLLQHLGSREGDIFKTRHIQEARKKEAFERRKAQKNMSKGQDRHPTVATEQLQMYDTQGNLAKGSWNLTTSDMVRLKKELMLANEGNEEAIAKVKQQSDKNNELMKDISKEEIDDAVSKANKTNFNLAEVMKQKIINKKHRLEKDNEEEEIAKDSKKVKTEKAESECDLDAEIKDEIVADVNDRENSETTEVSRDSPVHSTVNVSEGPKNGVFDTDEFVKLFEPGYHERYYTAKFHVTPQDIEQLRKDMVKCYIEGVAWVLMYYYQGCASWNWFYPYHYAPLATDFHGFSHLEIKFEEGTPFLPYEQLMSVLPAASGHALPKIFRSLMSEPDSEIIDFYPEEFPIDMNGKKMSWQGIALLPFIDQDRLLTAVRAQYPLLSDAERARNIRGEPVLLISNKNANYERFSKKLYSKENNNNNVVVKFQHFKSGLSGIVSKDVEGFELNGKIVCPIQGGSLPNLSTTLILKMSYRLIPLPSRNKSIILNGFIPSEPVLTAYDLDSIMYKYNNQNYSRRWNFGNDLKQNIVPVGPKGITQYKPRTGGYRAFFYFAELSRNNVQPAHNYGRNSYNSQPGFNNSRYDGGNNNYRQNSNYRNNNYSGNRNSGQYSGNSYSRNNKQSRYDNSRANRR, from the coding sequence ATGGGTGTTCCGTCATTTTTCAGATGGCTATCTCGAAAATATCCAAAGATCATATCCCCAGTATTGGAAGAGCAACCTCAGATAGTCGACGGTGTCATATTGCCGTTGGATTATTCCGCCTCAAATCCAAACGGTGAGTTAGACAACTTGTATTTGGATATGAATGGTATTGTTCATCCATGTTCGCACCCAGAAAACAAACCGCCTCCAGAGactgaagatgaaatgCTTTTGgcagtttttgaatatacCAATCGTGTGTTAAATATGGCTAGACCACGCAAGGTACTTGTTATGGCTGTTGATGGTGTTGCTCCTCGTGCCAAAATGAACCAGCAGAGAGCGCGTAGATTTAGGAGTGCTAGGGATGCTCAGATTGAAAACGAAGCCAGGGAAGAAATTATGAGACAGCGAGAAGAAGTTGGTGAGATAATCGATGATGCCGTCAGGAACAAGAAAACTTGGGATTCAAATGCGATCACTCCAGGCACCCCATTTATGGATAAGCTTGCCGCGGCCCTCCGTTATTGGACAGCATTTAAACTGGCCACTGACCCTGGTTGGAAAAACCTGCAGGTGATTATCAGTGACGCCACCGTCCCAGGTGAAGGTGAGCACAAAATAATGAATTTCATTAGGTCTCAAAGAGCTGATCCTGAATATAATCCCAACACAACGCACTGTATATACGGTTTGGATGCtgatttaatttttttgggcCTTGCCACTCATGAACCACATTTTAAAATTCTAAGAGAAGATGTTTTTGCTCAAGACAATcggaaaagaaataactTAAAAGATACTATAAATATgactgaagaagaaaaacaatttctccaaaaacaaaattccgAACAACCTTTCTTGTGGCTGCACATAAATGTTTTGAGGGAATACTTGTCCGCTGAGTTATGGGTTCCGGGTCTTCCATTTACATTTGATTTAGAAAGGGCTATCGACGATTGGGTTTTCATGTGCTTTTTCTGTGGTAATGACTTTTTACCACATTTACCATGCTTAGATGTCAGAGAAAATAGTATTGATATTCTCTTGGATATTTGGAAGGTAGTACTACCGAAATTGAAAACGTACATGACCTGCGACGGTGTCTTGAACCTCCCTTCTGTTGAAACGCTATTGCAACACCTTGGCTCCCGTGAGGGGGATATCTTCAAAACTAGACATATTCAAGAAGccagaaagaaagaagcttttgaaagaaggAAAGCGcagaaaaatatgtcaaaAGGTCAAGACAGGCATCCTACAGTAGCTACGGAGCAACTGCAAATGTATGACACACAAGGAAATTTAGCAAAAGGTTCATGGAACTTGACCACCAGTGATATGGTAAGgttgaaaaaggaactGATGCTTGCGAACGAGGGGAACGAAGAAGCAATCGCCAAAGTTAAGCAACAGAGTGATAAGAACAATGAACTGATGAAAGATATCAGcaaggaagaaattgatgatgCTGTTAGTAAGGCTAACAAAACTAATTTTAACCTTGCAGAAGTTATGAAacagaaaataataaataagaaACACCGTCTTGAAaaggataatgaagaggaagaaattgcTAAGGATAGCAAAAAAGTTAAGACAGAGAAAGCGGAATCAGAGTGCGATCTCGATGCAGAGATCAAAGATGAGATTGTGGCTGACGTAAACGACAGGGAAAACTCTGAAACTACAGAAGTATCAAGAGATTCACCAGTCCACAGCACAGTGAATGTCAGCGAAGGTCCCAAAAATGGGGTCTTTGATACAGATGAATTTGTCAAACTATTCGAACCTGGTTACCACGAAAGATATTACACAGCTAAATTTCACGTTACTCCTCAAGATATTGAACAGTTAAGAAAAGATATGGTAAAATGCTATATCGAAGGGGTCGCCTGGGTACTAATGTATTACTATCAAGGTTGTGCCTCTTGGAATTGGTTCTATCCGTACCATTATGCTCCTCTGGCAACAGATTTCCATGGGTTTTCTCACTTGGAGATAAAGTTCGAAGAAGGTACTCCATTTTTACCTTACGAACAATTGATGAGTGTTTTACCAGCTGCATCTGGCCATGCTTtgccaaaaattttccgGTCTTTGATGTCTGAACCTGACTCTGAAATCATTGATTTTTATCCTGAAGAATTTCCCATAGATATGAATGGTAAGAAGATGTCCTGGCAAGGCATAGCGTTGCTACCATTCATCGATCAGGATAGACTGTTAACAGCTGTTCGTGCACAATATCCTTTACTTTCTGATGCTGAGAGGGCAAGAAATATTCGCGGAGAACCTGTTTTATTAATAAGTAACAAGAATGCTAATTATGAGAGGTTTTCGAAGAAATTATACtcaaaggaaaacaacaacaacaatgtTGTTGTGAAGTTTCAACACTTCAAGAGTGGTTTAAGTGGTATTGTATCAAAGGACGTTGAAGGTTTCGAATTAAATGGGAAAATTGTATGTCCGATTCAAGGTGGGTCACTGCCAAATTTATCTACCACCTTGATTTTAAAGATGTCCTATAGATTAATTCCGTTGCCATCGAGAAATAAGTCTATTATACTGAACGGGTTCATTCCGTCAGAACCGGTACTAACAGCATATGACCTTGATTCCATAATGTACAAGTATAATAACCAAAATTACTCCCGTCGCTGGAACTTTGGTAATGATTTGAAGCAAAATATTGTTCCAGTAGGACCAAAGGGTATTACTCAGTACAAACCAAGAACTGGTGGCTATCGAgcattcttttattttgctGAGCTCAGTAGAAATAATGTCCAACCCGCCCACAACTATGGTAGGAATAGCTACAACAGTCAACCCGGCTTCAACAATAGCAGGTATGATGGTGGAAACAATAATTACAgacaaaattcaaattaCAGGAACAATAACTATTCCGGAAATAGAAATAGTGGACAGTACAGCGGCAACAGCTACTCTCGGAATAACAAGCAAAGTCGGTATGACAATTCAAGAGCAAATAGGCGTTAG
- the TOM6 gene encoding Tom6p (Component of the TOM (translocase of outer membrane) complex; responsible for recognition and initial import steps for all mitochondrially directed proteins; promotes assembly and stability of the TOM complex) — MDGMFAMPGAAAGAASPQQPKSRFQAFKESPLYTIALNGAFFVAGVAFIQSPLMDMLAPQL; from the coding sequence atggacGGTATGTTTGCTATGCCAGGCGCAGCTGCAGGTGCGGCCTCCCCACAACAACCAAAATCAAGATTCCAAGCTTTCAAGGAATCTCCACTATACACAATTGCACTAAACGGTGCCTTCTTCGTTGCAGGTGTTGCGTTTATTCAATCTCCACTCATGGACATGTTGGCCCCACAATTATAA
- the STD1 gene encoding Std1p (Protein involved in control of glucose-regulated gene expression; interacts with kinase Snf1p, glucose sensors Snf3p and Rgt2p, TATA-binding Spt15p; regulator of transcription factor Rgt1p; interactions with Pma1p appear to propagate [GAR+]; STD1 has a paralog, MTH1, that arose from the whole genome duplication) — protein MFVSPPPATARNQVLGKRKSKRHDENPKNVQPNADTEMTNSVPSIGFNSNLPHNNQEINTPNHYNLSSNSGNVRSNNNFVTTPPEYADRARIEIIKRLLPTAGTKPMEVNSNTAENANIQHINTPDSQSFVSDHSSSYESSIFSQPSTALTDITTGSSLIDTKTPKFVTEVTLEDALPKTFYDMYSPEVLMSDPANILYNGRPKFTKRELLDWDLNDIRSLLIVEQLRPEWGSQLPTVVTSGINLPQFRLQLLPLSSSDEFIIATLVNSDLYIEANLDRNFKLTSAKYTVASARKRHEEMTGSKEPIMRLSKPEWRNIIENYLLNVAVEAQCRYDFKQKRSEYKRWKLLNSNLKRPDMPPPSLIPHGFKIHDCTNSGSLLKKALMKNLQLKNYKNDAKTLGAGTQKNVVNKVSLTSEERAAIWFQCQTQVYQRLGLDWKPDGMS, from the coding sequence ATGTTTGTTTCACCACCTCCAGCAACAGCGAGGAACCAAGTATTagggaaaagaaaatcgaAAAGACATGACGAAAATCCAAAGAATGTTCAACCCAACGCTGACACAGAAATGACAAATAGCGTTCCTTCTATTGGATTCAACAGCAATCTTCCACATAATAACCAAGAAATAAACACACCAAATCACTATAATTTGAGTTCCAATTCAGGAAATGTTAGgagcaacaacaattttGTTACTACACCACCAGAATATGCAGACAGGGCAAGAATAGAAATCATAAAAAGGTTATTGCCTACTGCAGGAACTAAACCTATGGAAGTGAACAGTAATACTGCAGAAAATGCAAATATCCAACACATAAATACCCCGGACAGTCAAAGTTTTGTTTCAGACCATTCATCTTCATACGAATCGAGTATATTTTCACAGCCATCTACTGCTCTTACGGACATCACCACAGGCAGCTCGTTAATTGATACAAAAACACCTAAGTTCGTCACAGAAGTAACACTTGAAGACGCTTTACCCAAAACATTCTATGATATGTATTCTCCCGAAGTTCTGATGTCTGATCCAGCAAATATACTTTATAACGGACGTCCTAAGTTTACAAAGCGCGAATTGCTGGACTGGGATCTAAACGATATACGATCCTTGTTAATTGTGGAACAATTAAGGCCAGAATGGGGTTCCCAGTTACCGACGGTAGTGACCTCCGGTATAAACTTACCGCAATTCAGACTACAATTACTTCCCCTAAGTTCCAGTGATGAGTTTATAATAGCGACATTGGTTAACTCAGACTTATACATAGAAGCAAATCTAGACCGCAATTTTAAGTTGACAAGCGCAAAATATACAGTTGCATcagcaagaaaaagacatgAAGAAATGACTGGGTCAAAGGAACCCATTATGCGTCTATCAAAGCCTGAATGGAGAAATATAATTGAGAACTATTTATTAAATGTTGCCGTCGAGGCCCAATGCAGATATGACTTTAAACAAAAGCGCTCCGAATACAAGAGATGGAAATTactaaattcaaatttgaaaaggcCTGACATGCCGCCTCCAAGCCTCATACCGCATGGTTTTAAAATACATGACTGCACTAACTCTGGTAGTCTTTTAAAAAAGGctttaatgaaaaatttgcaactaaaaaattataaaaatgatGCTAAGACATTAGGTGCTGGTACACAGAAAAATGTCGTTAATAAGGTTTCTCTAACTTCAGAGGAGAGGGCTGCCATCTGGTTTCAATGCCAAACACAGGTTTATCAAAGGTTGGGGTTAGATTGGAAGCCTGATGGAATGTCCTag
- the WHI2 gene encoding Whi2p (Negative regulator of TORC1 in response to limiting leucine; suppresses TORC1 activity with binding partners Psr1p/Psr2p, acting in parallel with SEACIT; regulates cell cycle arrest in stationary phase; inhibits Ras-cAMP-PKA regulation of apoptosis during nutrient depletion; required with Psr1p for activation of the general stress response; role in rapamycin-induced mitophagy; localizes to the cell periphery; human tumor suppressor and Whi2-like protein KCTD11 functionally complements the null): MDDIITQVSPDNAESAPILQEQQQQQNSQYEGNEEDYGDSLIHLNIQENHYFITRDQLMSLPESLLLCLFPSGVFLDRCGQVITNLTRDDEVYIVNFPPDCFEYIMEIYTKAHDDLYNHPVEKFFDRPSSSFVSNAKGFFGLSSNNSISSNNEQDILHQKPAIIVLREDLDYYCVPQEEFQFDSTNEENNEDLLRHFMAQVKMAAGSYLTSKTSIFQGLYSSNRLKQQQQQQKIEKGSNSSSNTKSTSKKLGPAEQHLMDMLCSSGFTKETCWGNRTQETGKTVISSLSLCRLANETTEGFRQKFNEAKAKWEAEHKPSQDNFITPMQSNISINSLSASKSNSTISTARNLTSGSTAPATARDKRKSRLSKLADNVRSHSSSRHSSQTRSKPPELPKLYDLVPKPNINAKLLLFWRKPARKCWWGEEDIELEVEVFGSWKDESKKIIELILPTNVDPEAELHKIIVPVRLHIRRVWTLELSVIGVQ, translated from the coding sequence ATGGACGATATAATCACGCAAGTTTCTCCAGATAATGCAGAGTCCGCTCCGATTCTACAAgaacagcaacagcaacagaaCTCACAGTACGAAGGTAACGAGGAGGATTATGGTGATTCATTGATTCATTTGaatattcaagaaaacCATTATTTCATTACGAGGGACCAGTTGATGTCTCTACCTGAATCCCTATTACTGTGTTTATTTCCCTCAGGTGTTTTTTTGGACCGTTGTGGTCAGGTCATTACTAATTTGACCAGAGACGATGAGGTCTACATTGTTAATTTCCCTCCTGATTGTTTTGAGTACATCATGGAGATATATACAAAAGCGCATGATGATTTGTATAATCATCCTGTggagaaattttttgacagACCATCAAGTAGCTTTGTTTCGAATGCAAAGGGATTTTTTGGACTGAGTAGCAATAATTCAATTTCGAGCAACAATGAGCAGGATATTTTACATCAAAAGCCCGCTATTATTGTTTTGAGAGAAGACTTGGATTATTATTGTGTACCTCAGGAGGAATTTCAGTTTGATTCCactaatgaagaaaataatgaggATTTATTGCGACATTTTATGGCTCAAGTGAAAATGGCTGCTGGCAGTTATTTAACTTCAAAAACATCGATTTTCCAAGGTTTGTATTCTTCGAATAGACTaaagcaacaacagcaacaacagaaaattgaaaaggggtccaattcttcttcaaatactAAATCTACTTCGAAAAAATTGGGACCTGCTGAACAACATTTAATGGATATGTTGTGCTCCTCCGGATTCACCAAGGAAACTTGTTGGGGTAACAGAACTCAAGAAACTGGCAAAACGGTTATAAGTTCACTGTCTCTTTGCCGATTGGCTAACGAGACAACTGAAGGATTTAGGCAAAAATTTAACGAGGCTAAGGCTAAGTGGGAGGCAGAGCACAAACCTTCTCAAGACAACTTCATCACCCCAATGCAATCTAACATATCGATTAACTCTTTATCTGCAAGTAAATCTAACAGTACCATTTCTACAGCAAGGAATTTAACAAGCGGAAGTACAGCACCTGCTACAGCACGTGATAAGAGAAAATCAAGGCTGTCGAAACTAGCAGATAACGTTCGTTCGCACTCTTCCTCGAGACATAGTTCGCAGACCAGAAGTAAACCTCCGGAGTTGCCCAAATTGTATGATCTAGTGCCAAAACCTAATATCAACGCTAAGCTACTATTATTTTGGAGAAAACCTGCTCGTAAATGTTGGTGGGGTGAAGAAGACATAGAGCTAGAAGTGGAAGTCTTCGGCTCTTGGAAAGatgaatcaaagaaaatcattGAATTGATCTTGCCAACAAACGTTGATCCTGAAGCAGAACTACATAAAATCATTGTACCCGTCCGATTACATATTCGTAGAGTTTGGACTTTAGAGTTGAGCGTTATTGGGGTGCAGTGA